One window of the Benincasa hispida cultivar B227 chromosome 3, ASM972705v1, whole genome shotgun sequence genome contains the following:
- the LOC120072632 gene encoding S-formylglutathione hydrolase, with protein MDAKPTEISSSKMFGGYNRRYRHYSPTLGCSMTFHIYFPPSPLPSHKFPVLYWLSGLTCSDENFIIKAGAQRTASSEGVALIAPDTSPRGLNVEGEADSWDFGVGAGFYLNATQEKWKNWRMYDYVVKELPKLLSENFPQLNTSRASIFGHSMGGHGALTIYLKNLDKYKSVSAFSPIANPINCPWGQKAFTNYLGSNKADWEEYDATHLISKFHDVSATILIDQGEDDEFLHGQLLPHKFEEACRAVNAPLLLRLQPGYNHSYFFIATFIEDHIRHHSQALRLP; from the exons ATGGACGCCAAGCCAACCGAAATAAGTAGCTCGAAGATGTTCGGAGGCTACAACCGAAGATACCGCCATTACAGCCCAACTCTTGGCTGCTCCATGACCTTCCACATCTACTTCCCTCCTTCTCCTCTCCCATCCCATAAATTTCCG GTACTCTACTGGCTGTCTGGCCTTACTTGTTCGGATGagaattttataattaaagcAGGGGCTCAACGCACTGCTTCCAGTGAAGGTGTTGCTTTAATTGCACCTGATACATCTCCAA GAGGCCTGAATGTGGAAGGAGAGGCAGACAGTTGGGATTTTGGTGTTG GAGCTGGATTTTATCTCAATGCTACACAAGAGAAATGGAAAAACTGGCGTATGTATGATTATGTTGTCAAGGAGCTACCTAAACTTCTGAGTGAGAACTTCCCACAGCTTAATACTTCACGGGCATCTATATTTGGTCATTCTATGGGTGGGCATGGGGCTCTAACAATCTACCTGAAAAACTTAGACAAATATAAG TCAGTATCTGCCTTTTCACCCATTGCCAATCCTATAAACTGTCCCTGGGGCCAGAAGGCATTCACAAATTATCTAGGGAGCAACAAAGCTGACTGGGAG GAATACGATGCTACTCATTTAATCTCAAAGTTCCATGATGTGTCGGCTACCATTCTAATTGATCAG GGGGAGGATGATGAATTCTTACATGGACAGTTGCTGCCACACAAGTTTGAAGAGGCATGCAGGGCTGTGAACGCTCCTCTCCTCTTAAGGCTACAACCAGGTTACAATCATTCTTACTTTTTCATTGCTACCTTCATTGAAGATCACATACGTCACCACTCTCAAGCTCTTAGGCTTCCGTAA